In Ornithodoros turicata isolate Travis unplaced genomic scaffold, ASM3712646v1 Chromosome13, whole genome shotgun sequence, the following proteins share a genomic window:
- the LOC135372162 gene encoding uncharacterized protein LOC135372162: MYVHLRLCHASIHTTLLDLRDRYWLLKGRQTVKRVLRQCLRCRRTRLRPESAPVAPLPRERITPTTAFDVTGVDFCGPLYVRVSSSASSKAYAALFTCAVTRAIHLELVTNMTAPAFLLAFRRFVARRGVPSLVYSDNARTFHRCAHFLTLLSTEPVQDFASNLRITWRFNPPSAPWWGGWWERMIRTVKSSLRLTLGRSRKTFEELVTILHEVEAAVNSRPLTSISTDPQEVLPLTPSHFLVGSRIARLPLLENVQQESTPLTLCRRSERRQPAIEVFWKRWKREYLLQLRSAHQGAGGFPTALKPGDLVIVEDDRLPPLLWKTAIVVATHPGHDGIVRSFTIRLANGRETSRPAQRLYLLEAHEDTTAAPGRMLGIDEDVSAHASTEREGGIASQALGPVPSFRQFGSAPLE, translated from the coding sequence ATGTATGTCCACCTCCGCCTCTGCCATGCAAGCATTCATACAACGCTCCTCGATCTCCGCGACAGATACTGGCTGCTCAAGGGACGACAAACTGTTAAACGCGTACTTCGTCAGTGCCTGCGGTGCCGCCGCACGAGACTTCGTCCAGAATCCGCGCCTGTCGCCCCACTACCTCGCGAGCGGATAACACCGACCACCGCATTCGACGTCACTGGCGTGGACTTCTGCGGCCCGCTGTATGTCCGAGTCAGCTCAAGCGCCTCATCTAAAGCATACGCGGCCCTCTTTACGTGTGCGGTGACTCGAGCAATTCACCTCGAGCTCGTCACAAATATGACCGCCCCGGCTTTTCTTCTCGCTTTCCGCCGTTTCGTCGCCCGACGCGGTGTTCCATCACTTGTATACTCCGACAACGCCCGCACTTTCCACCGATGCGCTCACTTCCTCACTCTCCTGTCCACGGAACCCGTCCAAGATTTCGCCAGCAATCTTCGCATCACTTGGAGGTTTAACCCCCCTTCCGCCCCCTGGTGGGGTGGGTGGTGGGAGCGCATGATCCGCACGGTGAAATCATCCCTAAGACTGACCCTCGGCCGTAGTCGCAAGACATTCGAAGAACTGGTCACCATCCTTCACGAAGTCGAAGCGGCCGTAAACAGCAGACCCCTCACTAGCATATCCACGGATCCTCAAGAGGTGCTCCCTCTTACCCCGTCTCATTTCCTCGTCGGGAGTCGTATTGCCAGGCTGCCGCTTCTCGAGAACGTCCAGCAAGAGAGCACGCCCTTGACGTTATGCAGACGGAGCGAACGACGCCAGCCAGCCATTGAAGTATTCTGGAAGCGCTGGAAAAGGGAATATCTCCTCCAGCTCCGTTCTGCGCACCAAGGTGCTGGCGGATTTCCTACAGCTCTGAAGCCTGGTGATCTTGTCATCGTTGAAGACGACCGCCTCCCACCATTGTTGTGGAAAACCGCCATCGTTGTAGCCACACACCCGGGGCACGACGGGATCGTCCGGAGCTTCACTATCAGACTCGCAAACGGAAGAGAAACGTCACGTCCTGCTCAGCGTCTATACCTGCTAGAGGCCCACGAGGACACCACTGCCGCCCCCGGGAGGATGTTGGGAATCGACGAGGACGTTTCTGCCCACGCGAGTACCGAAAGAGAAGGAGGGATCGCGAGCCAGGCACTCGGGCCTGTACCTTCGTTCAGGCAGTTTGGTTCCGCCCCTCTGGAATAA